One Alnus glutinosa chromosome 3, dhAlnGlut1.1, whole genome shotgun sequence genomic region harbors:
- the LOC133863527 gene encoding NAC domain-containing protein 53-like — protein MGRDSATSLAPGFRFHPTDEELVRFYLKRKVAGKPFRLDPISVIDIYKSEPWDLPSKSKLKSRDLEWYFFSALDRKYGNSSRTNRATEMGYWKTTGKDRAVHHYSRTVGMKKTLVYHSGRAPRGARTNWVMHEYRLVDEESEKAGIAIDAFVLCRVFQKSGTGPKNGEQYGAPLIEEEWEDDDVAAFVTGEEAEVDEAVDEVVTGDDAYVEAADLDRDLDISIPSENTPPSRNFYYGDTSNHVEHYGEFIEDYQKPIIGIGETSELRYDQELVHIPEQYGMDTNLVKDEYFVESSNVMDSAKLNYSLDEPYLDATDNHPLGDGLYLESNDLSNPVEADPAGFDMLDEYLTFFNADEDNLQYMCFDPSEIMGTENSVPDQPPLIQKLENGVIDQVSTEGLHLAEAHGSNDASSSKQKPEGIIYESDIKNPFIKQASHILGSIPAPPAFASEFPAKEAALRLQSAAQSSSSVHVIAGMVRIRNITLTGNGTDSLLGKNVDVNLILPFALSQGDVNAATLVPVADLDTGKTASVVSRGWFFLMFFWVLVLSLSFKMASCIYMAKIKYH, from the exons ATGGGCCGTGACTCTGCAACATCACTCGCTCCTGGGTTCCGATTCCATCCGACCGACGAAGAACTCGTTCGCTTCTACCTCAAGCGCAAGGTCGCCGGCAAGCCTTTCCGGCTCGACCCCATCTCCGTTATTGACATCTACAAGTCCGAGCCCTGGGACCTCCCAA GCAAATCCAAGCTGAAGAGCAGGGATTTGGAGTGGTATTTTTTCAGTGCGTTGGACAGGAAGTATGGGAATAGTTCGAGGACTAATCGGGCAACGGAGATGGGCTATTGGAAGACGACTGGGAAGGATCGCGCGGTGCACCACTACTCGCGCACCGTAGGGATGAAAAAGACCCTCGTTTATCACAGCGGCCGGGCCCCCCGCGGTGCTCGTACCAATTGGGTCATGCACGAGTACCGCCTCGTCGATGAGGAATCGGAGAAAGCCGGAATTGCTATC GATGCGTTTGTGCTTTGTAGGGTTTTTCAGAAGAGTGGAACGGGGCCCAAGAATGGTGAGCAGTATGGGGCGCCACTTATTGAGGAGGAATGGGAAGATGATGATGTGGCAGCTTTCGTAACCGGTGAAGAGGCTGAGGTTGACGAAGCAGTTGATGAAGTGGTGACTGGTGATGATGCATATGTTGAAGCAGCGGACCTTGACCGG GATCTTGACATAAGCATTCCATCCGAAAATACCCCCCCTTCACGGAATTTCTATTATGGGGATACCAGCAACCATGTTGAGCATTATGGGGAGTTCATTGAAGATTATCAAAAGCCTATCATAGGCATTGGTGAAACTTCCGAGTTACGTTATGACCAGGAGTTAGTTCATATACCAGAGCAATATGGGATGGATACAAATCTAGTCAAAGATGAATATTTTGTCGAATCAAGCAATGTCATGGATTCTGCAAAACTCAATTATTCTCTTGATGAGCCCTACTTGGATGCTACTGATAATCATCCATTGGGCGATGGATTATACCTTGAATCTAATGATCTTTCAAACCCCGTGGAGGCAGATCCTGCAGGTTTTGACATGCTTGATGAATATCTGACATTCTTTAATGCAGATGAAGACAACTTGCAGTATATGTGTTTTGATCCCTCTGAAATTATGGGGACTGAAAATTCGGTTCCTGATCAACCACCTCTCATTCAGAAG CTTGAGAATGGAGTTATCGACCAAGTGTCCACGGAAGGTCTACATCTGGCAGAGGCACATGGCAGCAATGATGCATCATCTTCAAAGCAAAAGCCAGAGGGCATAATATATGAATCAG ATATTAAGAATCCATTCATCAAACAAGCCAGTCACATATTGGGCAGCATCCCTGCTCCCCCTGCATTTGCTTCAGAGTTTCCTGCAAAAGAAGCAGCTCTTCGGTTACAGTCTGCTGCACAATCTTCCAGCTCTGTTCATGTCATTGCTGGTATGGTCAGAATACGAAACATAACTTTAACTGGCAATGGAACGGACTCTTTGCTTGGCAAGAATGTTGATGTCAACCTCATCCTACCATTTGCGTTGTCACAAGGCGACGTGAATGCTGCCACTTTGGTGCCAGTGGCCGACTTAGACACTGGCAAGACGGCATCTGTAGTTTCACGGGGCTGGTTCTTCTTAATGTTCTTTTGGGTCTTAGTTCTTTCTCTGAGCTTCAAAATGGCAAGCTGCATCTACATGGCCAAAATTAAATATCATTAA